The following proteins are co-located in the Methylomonas sp. 11b genome:
- a CDS encoding MerR family transcriptional regulator, whose protein sequence is MPNLTIGKLAKQTEVTIETIRHYQRIGLLTEPAKPEGGYRVYSTDAIARIRFIKRAQQAGFTLKEIATLLSLDGAHCADVRQLAEQKCQQIDQQIRDLTALRQVLESLVNDCQQTAPAAHCAILDAFSDDDASPTSNFK, encoded by the coding sequence ATGCCCAATTTAACGATCGGCAAACTTGCTAAACAAACCGAAGTCACTATCGAGACCATCCGTCACTATCAACGCATTGGTTTACTGACAGAGCCAGCGAAACCCGAAGGCGGTTATCGCGTATATTCAACAGATGCGATTGCCCGAATACGTTTTATCAAACGCGCTCAACAGGCTGGATTTACCTTGAAGGAAATTGCCACCTTGTTATCCCTTGATGGAGCGCACTGTGCCGATGTAAGACAACTGGCCGAGCAGAAATGCCAGCAGATCGATCAACAAATCCGGGATTTAACCGCTCTCCGTCAGGTATTGGAAAGCCTGGTCAACGACTGTCAGCAAACCGCGCCAGCCGCTCATTGCGCTATTCTCGATGCGTTTAGCGATGATGATGCATCACCAACCTCTAATTTTAAGTAA